The following is a genomic window from Nocardioides thalensis.
GGCGCGCTGTCGAAGCGGCGCACGGCCTCCGAGGAGAGGCCGCGCTGAAGCCGCTTCGTCACGGCCGCCGGCTCGCGGTCGATAGGCGCGGCCACCCGGGTGCCGCTCCCCTGTCGGCTCTCGACGAGCCCGCGACCGCGCAGCTCGTCGTACGCCGCCACGACCGTCGCGCGGCTCAGGTGCAGCGACCGGGCCAGGTCCCGCTCGGACGGCAGCCGGTCGCCGGAGACCAGCTCCCCGTCGCTCACCGCCCGCGCGAGCGCCGTCGCGAGCTGGCGGTAGAGCGCGCCCGACGCCGCCGACATCCAGTCGCCCAGCACGCGGGCCAGCACGTCGGGGTCGCGAAAACGGTCCACTTGCGCCTCCATTGGCCCGGGTCCGCCGGGCCGGCGGCACACAGGCTAGGGGAAAGCCCTCAACCGACGGAGAGAACCGATGAGCACCATCCTCGAACCCCACCAGCTGCTGGCCTTCGCCGCCGCGTCGGCGGTGCTCGTCGGCATGCCGGGGCCGAACATCGTCTACATCATCACGCGCAGCATGGCGCACGGCGTCCGCACCGGCGTCGTCTCCGTGCTCGGCGTCGAGACCGGCACGGCCGTCTACGCCATCGCGACGGCGCTCGGGCTGTCGGCCCTGATCGCCGCCAGCCCACTGGCGTTCAACGTGATCCGCTACCTCGGCGTCGGCTACCTGGTCTACCTCGCGATCCGCGAGCTGACCCGGCGCCGGCACGGCGCGGACAGCCCCGGCGATGAGCAGCCGGTGCGGCCCAGGAGGGTGTACGTCGACGGGCTGCTGATGAACCTGCTCAACCCGAAGGTGGCGCTGTTCTTCCTCGCGTTCCTGCCCCAGTTCCTGACCCCGGGCGCCACCGGCTCCGCGGCCCAGGCCGAGGTGCTCGCGCTCGGCGTGGTCACCGTCGTCGTCGCGCTGGTCATCGATCTCGGGTACGCCGTCGCCGGCGGGCTCGTCGGCCGCGCCCTCCGCGACCGGGTCTCGCGCGGCGGCGACTGGAAGCGGCGCCTCCCCGTCGCCGGGATCTACCTCGCCATCGCGGCGGCCGCGGCGACAACGGGCTCGAGCGCCTGACCGTGCCGGCGCGAGGCCGCAGGCGCGGCAGCTAGGCGAGGCCCTCGAACGCCAGCTGCAGCTGTCGCCTCGCGTCCTCGGGACGCACCGGTCGCGTCCGAAGGAGGAGCCGGTAGTAGATCGGCGCGTAGACGAGCTCGACCGCGTCGGCCGGGTCGACGTCGGCGCGGAGCTGGCCGGCCACCCTGGTGACCTTCTCCCCCGAGTGGGTCATCTGCGCGCTCGGGGGCAACGACGTGGCACGGGTCGGGCCGGGTGTTCCCAAGACCCAGGTGTCACTCGCCGAGTCGATCGCCAACCTGCGCGAGCTGCGCCGGGTCGCCGGCGCCCTGACCTCCGCGTCCTGGGTCTGGATGACGCCGGGGCCGGTACACCCGGAGCGAGTGCGCGAGTTCCCCGGCTTCCGCTTCGGCCAGACGTCGTGGGACAACGCCGACATCGTGGCGCTCGCGGACGCGATGGCCGAGACCTTCGACGACCCGGTCGTCGACCTGGTGTCCGCCTTCGGCGTCCCGGCGCACGAGTCGCTCCAGGGCCCGGACGGTGTCCACCCGAGCCTCGCGGGTCAGTGCGCCATCGTGATGGCGCTGCTGCACACGCTGGCCGGCCCTACGGCGCCGGAGCAGCGCCGCTCATGACTGCTTCTTGGTGAAGCGGATCTGGCCGTTGGCCAGGATCTGCCAGTCGTAGGTGGGGTCGTGGATGCGGTGGTGGTCGTGCGGGCACATCAGGACCCCGTCGTCGAGGTCGGTGCGTCCGCCTTGGGACCAGGGTTTGAGGTGGTGGACCTCGCACCACTCGGCGGGATGTCGACAGCCCTCGGTCCGGCATTGCTGGTCTCTGAGTCGGATGGCCTTGCGTTGCGCGGGCCGGTAGAGCCGATCGGTGCGGCCGAGGTCGAGGACCTCCGAATGGTTGCCGAGCACGACGGGGATGATCCCGGCGGTGCACGCCAACCTGCGGGCTTCGGAAGCCGAGATGGGGTCCTTGTCGCCCAGCAGCCCCGCGACCGCGAGGTCGGTCTTGAGGTCCTCGAGGGTGATGGTGACCATCAGCGTGGTCGCGTCCCCACCGTGGAGGGGGAGGCGGTGGGGGTCGAGGTGCTCGAGCAGGGCGCAGAACGCGCCGGCGAGCTTGCGGGAGTAGGGGATGGTGTCGGCCTCGCCGTACTCACCGTTGGCGTGGCGGGGGCTGGTGTAGGCGTGGAGGTAGGTCTTGAGGCGTTCTGCCTCACTGGTGGGCAGCAGGCCGGTGAGCCTGGTGGTGCCGTCGCCGGTGTTCTTGAAGAACAGCCGCATCCGCTTGCGCGCGGACTGTTCTTCCTCGAGCAGCTTCTTGGCCTCGGCGTCCTCGAAGATCTCCGGGGCCACGACCTCCAAGATCCGTCGCCCGAGTCGCCGGATCTCGTCGGGGGTGAACTCCGTCGATCGGTTGATGAGCTCGGCCTCGGCCTTGTCGCGGATCTCGAGGGAGACCACCGCCGGCAACGCATCCAAGACCGCGACGATCACGCGGGCATGCTCGACCGATAGGACACCGTCGGCCATGGCTTTGGCGACCTTCGGGTAGCGGGCGTCGAGGCCTTGGGCGAGCTTGAGGTCCCGCTTGCTGCCGCGCAGGTCGCACTGAGTGTGGT
Proteins encoded in this region:
- a CDS encoding LysE family translocator — translated: MSTILEPHQLLAFAAASAVLVGMPGPNIVYIITRSMAHGVRTGVVSVLGVETGTAVYAIATALGLSALIAASPLAFNVIRYLGVGYLVYLAIRELTRRRHGADSPGDEQPVRPRRVYVDGLLMNLLNPKVALFFLAFLPQFLTPGATGSAAQAEVLALGVVTVVVALVIDLGYAVAGGLVGRALRDRVSRGGDWKRRLPVAGIYLAIAAAAATTGSSA
- a CDS encoding TetR/AcrR family transcriptional regulator C-terminal ligand-binding domain-containing protein; its protein translation is MAGQLRADVDPADAVELVYAPIYYRLLLRTRPVRPEDARRQLQLAFEGLA
- a CDS encoding HNH endonuclease signature motif containing protein gives rise to the protein MTTSTTGTAPAVPVVGDPVPDHPVLAALAAVDAALASVRETQPVFMTTRQKKQALLAAHRIRAQFAELQARLLASSSDVAEADGASDVASWLSHHTQCDLRGSKRDLKLAQGLDARYPKVAKAMADGVLSVEHARVIVAVLDALPAVVSLEIRDKAEAELINRSTEFTPDEIRRLGRRILEVVAPEIFEDAEAKKLLEEEQSARKRMRLFFKNTGDGTTRLTGLLPTSEAERLKTYLHAYTSPRHANGEYGEADTIPYSRKLAGAFCALLEHLDPHRLPLHGGDATTLMVTITLEDLKTDLAVAGLLGDKDPISASEARRLACTAGIIPVVLGNHSEVLDLGRTDRLYRPAQRKAIRLRDQQCRTEGCRHPAEWCEVHHLKPWSQGGRTDLDDGVLMCPHDHHRIHDPTYDWQILANGQIRFTKKQS